GCCTGGACGGCCAGGGCTATGTCCACATCATCATTGACAATGAACAGGGCGCCGGCCCGGCGGGTCAGATGGCGAATTTCCAGGCATTCCTGATACTTGTGTCGTTTACTGGCTTCTTTTTCCCGGTATTGAATAATTTTTACCCCGGCAGCCAGGATTTCCCGGACCACTTCCAGATTGGAACGGCCCTGGGAGTGTTCAAAGCTGGTCAGGGCATAAATGCCCTGGAAATATTCGCGGCAGGTGTGTCGATGCAAGATTTTCCCTCCTATGCCGAATCGCGGCGAAGTTTTACGCAGGCTGTTTTGCGCTTTGTACCAGCCCAGTACACATATGGCCAGCCAGACGCTGCCGGTGACATAGCCGCCCAGCACATCGCTGGGGTAGTGAACTCCCAGGTAGATGCGGCTGATGCCTATGGCCAGCACCAGGGTTGCCGCAAACAGCATGGTCGTGTATCTGGCTAACCTGCCGGGCAGGTGGGGCCAGAGCAGGAAAAGCAGCGCTCCGTAAAAGGCTATGGCCACTGTGGCGTGACCGCTGGGAAAGCTGTATCCAGGCGCGAAAACCAGGCCACCGGCCGGGCGGGCACGGTGCAACATCTCCTTCAACCACTGGCTGCAGAGCCAGCTTCCCGCTGTTGCCGCCAGGAGGAAAATTACAGCCTGCAGTTGCTGGCGGCGGGATTCCTGTCGTTTCAACAACAAGGTAAACAGGCAGCCTGCCAGCAGCAGGCCTGCAACCGCTCTGGTTGAGCCCAGCCAGGTAAAGAAAAGCATTATTCCGGTTAGCTGGGGAGTGCGTGTGGCCTGGATAATATGGCTTATAGCACTATCGAAAGTGTACAGCAACTGTACCGGCAAACGGGTATACCTCCTCGGGCAGGGAAAAGATAATTTTTTTCCTCAATAGATTATACCTTTTTTTCATGAATTGCGCAGTTCTATTTTCCACCGCAGCAGTTTGGCCAGGTTATTATTTAAAAGATCATATGTGCGAAACAATGTAATCTTAAGTAATGTGGCAATATAGAGATATATTTTGCAAATATGATAGAAAATAAACTAATTTAACATTTGCTCATATTTTACTGGCGGCGCTATAGTGAATTTGATTGCATGACTATCTGGCAACGAAAATATCTGAATTTTAGTAAAAAGAGAGGGGAGGGCAGAGGATTTAAAAGCCTGACGGCTGCTATTTATTTTAGAAAAGAAGAAAAACCGGGGAGGTTAAGCTAATGCCAAGGTTTAGCGATCCTGAACTGACCAGCCGCCCGTCCAACAAGACGCCGCGCGTTGTTGATCCTAAAAGCTACAAACGCTCGGTGGACCCGGCCGTGCTGGAAATGCTGGAAATTGCCCATGAGAAGGGCGTGATCACTGCCTTTGACCGGGTTGTGGCCCAACAACCGCAATGCCAGTTTGGCTACAAGGGCATCTGCTGCCGTTTTTGCATGATGGGTCCCTGCCGGATCAAGTCCGATGAAGGGCCGGGCAGCCGGGGTATCTGCGGTGCCAACTCCTGGACCATTGTGGCCCGCAGCGTGGGGCTGATGATTCTCACGGGTTGTGCCTCGCACGCCCAGCACGGCAACCATATTGCCCATACGTTGCATCTGGTGTCCGAGGGCAAGGCGCCCGATTACAGCATTAAGGACCCTGAGAAACTTAGACGCATTTGTGCCAAAATGGGCATTGCCACCGAGGGTAAAAACGATCTGGAACTGGCCCGCGAACTGGCCGAACTGGCCCTGGAAGATTTCCGCCGCCTCAAGGGCGAAGGAGAAGCGGCCTGGATTACCAAAACCGTCACCGCCGATCGCAACGAGCGCTACAGAAGCCACAATGTCATGCCGCACGGTATTCACGCCACCATTTCCGATCTGGTTACCCAGGCCCACGTGGGCATGGACAACGATCCGGTGAACATAATCTTCAGTGCGGTGCGCGTTGGGCTGGCCGACCTGGCCGGCAAGTGGATTGCCACCGACCTTTCCGATATCATTTTCGGTACTCCGCAGCCCGTGGCCAGTGAGGCCAACATGGGTGTGCTGGATCCGGCCAAGGTGAACATTATTGTGCACGGTCACAACCCGCTGCTCAGCGAAATGATCGTGGCGGCGGCCCGCGAACTGGAGGACGAAGCCAGGGCGGCCGGGGCGGCCGGCATCCAGCTTTCCGGGATATGCTGTACCGGTAACGAAGTGCTCATGCGTCAGGGCGTGCCCATTGTGACCTCCTTCTCTTCCCAGGAACTGGCCATATGCACCGGGGCGGTGGACGCCATGGTGGTGGACGTGCAGTGCATCATGCCCGGTCTGAACACCGTGGCTCAGTGTTTCGGTACCCGCCTGATCACCACTTCGGATATTGTGAAAATCCCGCACGCCATGCACATTGACTACCAGGAAGCCACGGCCATGCAAAACGCCAAAGAAGTCATCCGCATGGCCATTGAAGCTTTCAAAGAACGGGGTAGCCGCCCGGTGCACATTCCCAATGTCAAACACAAGCTGGTGGCCGGTTGGAGTTTGGAAGCCCTTTTTGAGCTGTTCAAGAGCGTCAACCCGGACAATCCGGTGCGGGTGCTCAACGAGGCTATTTTGAGCGGTGAACTGCGCGGTGTGATTTTGATGGCGGGTTGCAATAACCTGAAGACCTTCCAGGATCAGGCCCACCTGGAGATCACCAGGGCCATGCTCAAAAACGACGTTTTTGTGATCACCACGGGCTGCAACGCTCAGGCCTGTGCCAAAGCCGGTTTGATGGACCCGGCCAGTGTGGACACTTACTGCGGGGAAGGCCTGAAGAGCTTCCTGCGCAAGATCAGCCAGAACGCCAACTTAAAATATCCCCTACCGCCCGTTTTCCACATCGGTTCCTGCGTGGACAACTCGCGCGCCGCGGAACTCTTAATGCTCATGGCCAATGACCTGGGTGTGGATACGCCCAAGGTTCCCTTTGTCGCTTCGGCGCCCGAAGCCATGTCGGGCAAGGCGACCAGCATCGGCACCTGGGCCATCACTATCGGCCTGCCCACACATGTGGGTACCATGCCGCCGGTGGAAGGTTGCGACCTGGTGTACAGCATCCTGACCCAGATTGCCGGCGATGTCTTTGGCGGCTATTTCATTCTGGAGCCCGATATTGACATGGCCATAAAGAAGTTGCTGGCCGCTTTAGATTATAGAACCTGGAAATTGCGTGTGCACAGGAAAATGGCGGAAGATCAGGAAACCGCCCTCTGTCAGTGCTGGTAATGCCGGTTACGTAAACCGGCCCGGCGTTTTGCCGGTGAGCCGGGGAACAAAGGAGGAAAAACAATGGCCGAAGCCATTAACTTTGATCAGATTTTTGAGGGTGTCATAGAACCGGGCAAAGAGCCCAAAGCGCTCTTTAAGTCGGTTTACAACGGGGCCATCACCGCGGTCAGCTACGCGGAAATCCTGCTCAACCAGGCCATCCGCGAATACGGGGCCGACCACCCGGTGGGCTATCCCGATACCGCCTATTACCTGCCCGTCATCCGCTGCTTGAGCGGCGAAGAAGTGAAAACCCTGGGCGANCTGGTGCCCATTTTAAANNGNATGCGNGCNGCNNTNNNNNAGGACTACCGCGACTTTGCCAACGCCCGCAAGGCCGGTGAAGCCACCTGGTACGCCGCCGAGATCATCGAGGCCGTGCGCTACCTCAAATACAGCCCGGACAAGCCGCTCTTCCCGTCTCCCTGGACCGGCTTTCTGGGCGACCCGGTGGTGCGCATGTACGGCACCAAGCTGGTGGACTGGACCATCCCCGGCGAAGCCGTCATCGTGGGCCGGGCCAAAGACAGCAAAGCAGCCAAAAAGATTGTGGACAGCTTCATGGCCAAAGGCCTGATGCTCTTCCTNTGCGACGAGATCATCGAA
The sequence above is a segment of the Desulfurispora thermophila DSM 16022 genome. Coding sequences within it:
- the cooS gene encoding anaerobic carbon-monoxide dehydrogenase catalytic subunit, with amino-acid sequence MPRFSDPELTSRPSNKTPRVVDPKSYKRSVDPAVLEMLEIAHEKGVITAFDRVVAQQPQCQFGYKGICCRFCMMGPCRIKSDEGPGSRGICGANSWTIVARSVGLMILTGCASHAQHGNHIAHTLHLVSEGKAPDYSIKDPEKLRRICAKMGIATEGKNDLELARELAELALEDFRRLKGEGEAAWITKTVTADRNERYRSHNVMPHGIHATISDLVTQAHVGMDNDPVNIIFSAVRVGLADLAGKWIATDLSDIIFGTPQPVASEANMGVLDPAKVNIIVHGHNPLLSEMIVAAARELEDEARAAGAAGIQLSGICCTGNEVLMRQGVPIVTSFSSQELAICTGAVDAMVVDVQCIMPGLNTVAQCFGTRLITTSDIVKIPHAMHIDYQEATAMQNAKEVIRMAIEAFKERGSRPVHIPNVKHKLVAGWSLEALFELFKSVNPDNPVRVLNEAILSGELRGVILMAGCNNLKTFQDQAHLEITRAMLKNDVFVITTGCNAQACAKAGLMDPASVDTYCGEGLKSFLRKISQNANLKYPLPPVFHIGSCVDNSRAAELLMLMANDLGVDTPKVPFVASAPEAMSGKATSIGTWAITIGLPTHVGTMPPVEGCDLVYSILTQIAGDVFGGYFILEPDIDMAIKKLLAALDYRTWKLRVHRKMAEDQETALCQCW